In one window of Gossypium hirsutum isolate 1008001.06 chromosome A01, Gossypium_hirsutum_v2.1, whole genome shotgun sequence DNA:
- the LOC107905342 gene encoding SRSF protein kinase 3 produces MGDKKEEEEWSGSESSDITSEDEGTEDYRRGGYHAVRIGDTFKDGRYVVQSKLGWGHFSTVWLAWDTQLSRYIALKVQKSAKHYTEAAMDEITILQQIADGDKEDKKCVVKLLDHFKHSGPNGQHVCMVFEYLGDNLLTLIKYSDYRGMPIHRVKEICFHILAGLDYLHRELSIIHTDLKPENILLLSMIDPSKDPRKSGTPLVLPNNKDKTLLDSLKSTNGDLSRNQKKKIRRKAKRAAQGCAEKEVSAAANMDPETSGAAESSLSEYTNVDSIEERPACSSNANSLSDADTTKDTGQASVGNKRGSRSMRRKLLVSVDLKCKLVDFGNACWTYKQFTNDIQTRQYRCPEVILGSKYSTSADLWSFACICFELATGDVLFDPHSGDNFDRDEDHLALMMELLGMMPRKIALGGRYSRDFFNRYGDLRHIRRLRFWPLNKVLIEKYEFSEQDANDMTDFLVPILDFVPDKRPSAAQCLVHPWIDAGPRLLEPSGSSSKTQVAVSEKKTKEMDDMEAMEVAMGNIAISADSKHAKDH; encoded by the exons ATGGGGGACAAGAAGGAGGAAGAAGAGTGGAGTGGAAGTGAGAGTAGCGATATCACGTCGGAAGACGAAGGAACGGAAGATTACCGGCGGGGCGGTTACCACGCTGTGAGAATCGGCGACACTTTCAAGGACGGACGTTACGTTGTGCAAAGCAAGCTCGGTTGGGGCCATTTCTCCACCGTTTGGCTCGCTTGGGACACTCAGCTCTCT cGTTATATAGCTTTGAAAGTACAGAAAAGTGCAAAGCATTATACTGAGGCAGCAATGGATGAGATAACCATCTTACAACAGATTGCGGATGGGgataaagaagataaaaaatgTGTAGTGAAGCTTTTAGATCATTTTAAGCATTCAGGTCCAAATGGACAGCATGTTTGTATGGTGTTTGAATACTTGGGTGATAATCTTTTGACGCTCATCAAGTACTCTGATTATCGTGGAATGCCTATTCATAGGGTTAAGGAGATATGTTTCCATATTTTAGCGGGGTTAGATTACTTGCATAGGGAGCTTTCCATTATACACACTGATCTGAAGCCTGAAAATATTTTACTCCTGTCGATGATAGATCCGTCTAAGGATCCGAGAAAGTCAGGCACCCCTCTTGTCCTTCCTAATAACAAGGACAAGACGTTGCTGGACTCTTTAAAGTCCACTAATGGGGACTTGagtagaaatcaaaagaaaaagattCGTAGAAAGGCTAAGCGAGCGGCTCAAGGGTGTGCGGAGAAGGAAGTTTCTGCAGCTGCCAATATGGATCCTGAAACGTCTGGTGCAGCTGAGTCATCTCTGAGTGAATACACAAATGTCGATTCTATTGAAGAACGTCCCGCTTGTTCTAGTAATGCCAATAGCTTGTCCGATGCTGATACTACCAAGGATACTGGTCAAGCAAGTGTAGGTAATAAGAGAGGAAGCCGCTCGATGAGGAGGAAACTGTTGGTATCAGTTGACTTAAAGTGCAAATTAGTTGACTTTGGTAATGCATGTTGGACATATAAACAGTTTACTAATGATATTCAGACAAGACAGTATAGATGTCCGGAGGTGATACTAGGATCTAAGTATTCTACGTCAGCAGATCTTTGGTCATTTGCATGCATTTGTTTTGAGCTTGCGACGGGTGATGTACTCTTTGATCCTCATAGTGGTGATAACTTCGACAGAGATGAG GACCATTTAGCTTTAATGATGGAGCTTCTAGGAATGATGCCACGCAAG ATTGCCTTGGGTGGGCGTTATTCACGAGACTTCTTCAATCGATACGGTGACTTAAGACACATCCGTCGGTTGCGTTTCTGGCCATTGAATAAAGTCCTTATTGAAAAGTACGAGTTCAGCGAGCAAGATGCAAATGACATGACTGACTTCCTGGTTCCAATCCTTGATTTTGTGCCCGATAAACGGCCTAGTGCTGCTCAGTGCCTTGTTCATCCATGGATCGATGCTGGTCCCCGACTTTTAGAGCCATCAGGGTCTTCATCGAAAACCCAAGTAGCGGTTTCTGAGAAAAAAACGAAGGAGATGGATGATATGGAGGCGATGGAGGTTGCAATGGGGAATATTGCCATAAGTGCAGATTCTAAACATGCCAAAGATCACTAG
- the LOC121230352 gene encoding putative homeobox-leucine zipper protein ATHB-51 has protein sequence MHPKSEVRPLHPPFLSVSPSRIVAHPKSQCFRHYPLLTITFHASLSSPFGLFCSDRVWCLVSLGGPFIYIYITNEGYSLEYWRESKKEMDWNDTFRPFVSRPEPSLNFLYSNYNYDQYPGMEMKQHQEFMEVGNEMVLPGLNKNSFNNNVNQDKKKRLTSDQLDSLEKSFQEEIKLDPDRKMKLSRELGLQPRQIAVWFQNRRARWKAKQLERLYDSLKQEFDAISREKQKLQDEVIKLKGILREQVRRNQVSTVYTEISGEETVESTSIRSSNKPKIAGNNHHPHPACNYLFNVDEYNPVSSPYWGTVQLPSYP, from the exons ATGCACCCCAAAAGTGAAGTAAGACCCCTGCACCCCCCCTTCCTTTCAGTCTCCCCCTCACGCATTGTTGCACACCCCAAAAGCCAATGTTTTAGACACTACCCTTTGTTAACTATCACTTTCCATGCTTCTTTAAGCTCACCCTTTGGTCTCTTCTGCTCTGATCGGGTCTGGTGTCTGGTCTCACTTGGTggtccttttatatatatatatattacaaacgAAGGATACTCTTTGGAATATTGGAGAGAAAGCAAAAAAGAAATGGATTGGAATGACACTTTTCGACCCTTTGTTTCACGACCAGAACCTTCTCTTAACTTCCTTTATAGTAACTATAATTATGATCAATATCCAG gtATGGAGATGAAGCAACATCAAGAGTTTATGGAAGTGGGTAATGAGATGGTTCTTCCAGGTTTGAATAAGAACAGCTTCAACAACAACGTTAATCAAGACAAGAAGAAGAGATTGACAAGTGATCAGTTAGACTCGTTGGAAAAGAGTTTCCAAGAAGAGATTAAGTTAGATCCCGACAGGAAAATGAAGTTGTCTAGGGAACTTGGACTTCAACCAAGACAAATCGCTGTCTGGTTCCAAAACAGACGTGCCAGATGGAAAGCTAAACAGCTTGAACGCTTGTATGATTCGCTTAAACAAGAGTTTGATGCAATCTCCAGGGAAAAACAGAAGCTTCAAGATGAG GTCATAAAATTGAAAGGAATTCTAAGGGAACAAGTGAGAAGGAACCAAGTCTCCACAGTTTACACCGAAATCTCTGGCGAAGAGACCGTTGAAAGCACCTCGATCCGTAGCTCGAACAAGCCGAAGATCGCCGGAAACAACCACCACCCCCACCCGGCGTGCAACTATCTTTTCAATGTAGACGAGTATAACCCAGTTTCATCCCCTTATTGGGGTACTGTTCAACTGCCTTCTTATCCCTAA
- the LOC121230354 gene encoding 60S ribosomal protein L24 — MVLKTELCRFSGAKIYPGKGIRFVRGDSQVFLFSNSKCKRYFHNRLKPSKLTWTAMYRKQHKKDIAQEAVKKRRRAAKKPYSRSIVGATLEVIQKKRSEKPEVRDAAREAALREIKERIKKTKDEKKAKKAEVAAKQQKTQGKGNVPKGGAPKGPKLGGGGGKR; from the exons ATGGTTCTCAA GACGGAGCTTTGCCGATTTAGTGGTGCCAAGATATACCCTGGGAAAGGCATCAGATTTGTTCGTGGAGATTCTCAG GTTTTCCTCTTTTCCAATTCGAAATGCAAGAGGTACTTCCACAACCGTTTGAAGCCTTCAAAACTTACATGGACAGCCATGTATAGGAAGCAGCATAAGAAG GATATTGCCCAAGAGGCCGTGAAGAAGAGAAGACGTGCAGCCAAGAAGCCTTACTCCCGATCCATTGTTGGTGCCACCTTAGAGGTTATCCAGAAGAAGAGAAGTGAGAAACCCGAAGTCCGTGATGCTGCCAGGGAAGCTGCTCTCCG AGAAATCAAGGAAAGAATCAAGAAAACTAAGGATGAAAAGAAGGCAAAGAAAGCAGAAGTAGCGGCAAAGCAACAAAAGACTCAGGGCAAGGGTAATGTTCCAAAGGGTGGAGCACCGAAAGGCCCCAAGCTCGGTGGCGGTGGCGGAAAGCGTTAA